The Cellulomonas oligotrophica sequence GTGACGACGCCGGTGAAGCCGTCGGCGGGCGTGTAGGTGGCGACGCCGTCGGCGAGCGTGACGGTGCCTCGGGCGCGGCCGTCGGCGTCGACGGGGGTGCCGACGCGGACGACGGTGAGCGCGTCGCCGTTGAGGTCGGTGTCGTTGCGCAGCAGGGTGAGGCGCACGGCACGGCCGGGGGCGGTGACGACCTGGTCGGCGGCGGCGACGGGTGCGGCGTTGTCGACCGTGACGACGAGCGTCGAGGTGACGGTCGCGAGGCCGTCGGAGACGACGTACGTGACGGTGAGCGGACCGGCCCAGCCGCGGGCGGGGGTGACGGTGATGCGGCCGTCGGTGCCGACGGTGGCGCGGGCGCCGTGGTCGGAGGTCGCGGACGTGACGCGCAGGGTCTGGAACCCGGCGGCGGCATTGGGGTCGGCGGCGTGGGCGAGCACGTCGACGGTCACGGGGGTGCCCGAGGCGGTGCGGGCCGTGGTCGCGTCGGCGGTCGGGACCGCGTTGGTGACGGTGACGGTGACGGTGCCGGGGGTGCTCTCGTGCTCGTCGCTGGCGGCGTACCCGAAGGTGACGGTGCCGGTCCAGCCGGCGGTCGGCGTGTACTGCACGCCGCCGCGGACGATCTCGACGGTGCCGCGGGGGGTGCCGTCGGCGTCGACCGGCGGGGTGAGGGAGCCGGAGGCGACGACGAGGGTCTCGCCGTCGGGGTCGGTGTCGTTGGCGAGGACGTCCACGACGACGGTGGTCGACGTGGGGGTGGTCGCGGTGTCGGCGGTCGTGGCCGGTGCGCCGTTGCTCACCGTGACGGTCAGGGTGCCGGTGGTCGTGGTGACGCCGTCGCTGAGCGTGTAGGTCACGGTGACGGTGCCGACGAAGGCGCCCAGGGGCGTGACGTCGAGCGTGCCGTCGGGGTTGACGGTGACGGTCGCGTCCTGGTCGGCCGTGGCGGCGGTGACGGTGAGCTCCTGGTCGCCGTAGCCGGCGTCGACGTTGGCGTCGGTGTCGTTGCCGAGCACGTCGATGCCGGTGAGCGGGACGCCGACGGTGGTGCCGGCGGTGTCGGGCTGGGCGACCGGTGCGGCGTTGGCGACGGTCACGGTGAGGATGACGTCGGTGGTGCCGCCGCGGCCGTCGCCGACGGTGGAGGTGACGGTGTCGTCGCCGACGAACCCGGCGGCGGGCGTGTACCGCACGCGGGGGCCGTCGTCGGTGGTGACGACGACGGCGGTGCCGACGGCGCCGGTGTCGTCGACCTGCAGCAGCTCCAGGGGATCGCCGTCGAGGTCGGAGTCGTTGGCGAGGACGTCGACGTCGACGGGGGTGCCGGAGGCGGTGGTGGCGGTGTCGGCGACACCCGTGGGCGGCGCGTCGACGGTGACGGTGACGGTGGCGTCGGACGTGGCGCCCGCGGGGTCCGTCACCGTGTAGGGGAAGGTGACCGTCCCGCCCCAGCCCGCGGCGGGCGTGTAGACGACCCGGCCGTCGGTGCCGACGGCGGTCGTGCCACGCGTCGTGCCGTCGCTGTCGACGGGCGTCCCGGCGGCGGACGCGGCGAGGCTGTCGCCGTCCGCGTCGGTGTCGTTGGCGGCGACGTCGATCGCCACCGGTCCGGCGCCCGCGACGGCGTCGGCGGTGTCGTCGACGGCGACCGGCGCGCTGTTGACCTGCGCGGACGTGATGGTGACCTCGCCGACGTCGGACGCGCCGCGGGAGTCCTGCACGGTGTAGTCGAAGACCTCGGTGCGGCCGGCGCCGAGCCCGCCGACGGGCTTGGCGTACGTGATCGTGCCGCCGGAAAGCGTGACGGTGCCGCCGCCCGCGGTGGTGAGCGAGCCGCCGGTGGTCGTGAAGCCGTCGACCGTGATCGAGCGCACCGTCAGGGTGTCGCCGCTGGGGTCGGTGTCGTTGCCGAGCACGTCGACGGTGGTCGCTGCGGAGACGGGCACGTCGACGTCGAGCGTCAGCGCGTCGTCCTGCGCGGTGGGGGCGCCGTTGACGACCTCGACGATGACGGTGGCGGTGCTGAGGTTCCCGGCGGAGTCGGTGGCGGTGTAGGTGAGCACGTCGCGGCCGGCGAAGTCCGTGGCCGGGGTGTAGACGACCGTGCCGGCGGGGTCGACGGCCAGGGTGCCGTGGGCGGGCTGCGTCGTGCCGACGAGCGTGACCGCTCCCCCGGTGTCGACCGCACCGGCCAGCACGTCGACGGTCACCGACGGGGTGGCCGCGGTGGGGGTGTGCGCGACGACGTGGTCGCGCAGCACGGGGGGCGCGTCGCCGGTGTCGCCCTCGACGACGGCCTGGACGATGTTGGTGACGGTGCCCGCGACCGTGCCCGTCGTGGCGCCCCGCGACGTGGTCTGCGCGGCGTTGACGAGGTTCTGCCCGGCCACGACGTCGTCGTCGACCACGACGGTGAAGCTCACGACGTGCGAGGCGCCGCCGTCGGCGAGCACGTCGACGTCGCCGACGTCGACCCGGACGGAGCCGGGCGTGCCGGTTCCCGGGTCGAACCGTCCCGCGTCGCCGTCGGCCGCGTCGGTCAGGGCCGTGCCGTCCAGCTCCAGCGAGCCGGGGACGTAGGTGGTGCCGGTGGGCACGGCGTCGAAGAAGGCGGTCCCGGTCGCGGCGTCCAGCCCGTCGTTCTCCACGACCACGGCGTAGGTCAGCTCGTCGCCGGCGCGCAGGTCGGGGTTCTGGCGGACGCTGTTGCTGCTGAACGACTTGGCGCCGTGCACGTTCGGCTCGTAGAGCTCGGTGGCGAACGTGACCATGCCGATCCAGTACTGCTCGGACGAGGTCGTGGCGCTCAGGGTCGCGCTGGTCGCACCGTTGCCGAGGATCCCGTCGGCGGCGACCAGGTCGGAGTCGAAGCCGAGCTGGTTGGCGTAGTCGGGGTTCTGCCCGGCGCTGACGCGGGTGCCGCGGTTGCTGATGGTGGAGTTGAAGACGTCGGTCTCCGGGTTCAGCGGGTCGCTGAGGTGCGTGCCGTTGAGGCTGAACCGGTCGCCGGACAGCCCGCGGTCGCCCTCGTAGGTGACAGCGCCGAGCGTGGTGAGGACGGTGCCCGACGGCGGCGTGAGGAAGCCGCTGACGTCGAAGGACACGTCGTTGTTGCCCGCCGAGTTCGAGATCTCCGAGTAGCCGCGGAACACGCTGAGGTTGCGCATGGGCTCGGCCGGGTCGGCGACGACCACGACGAGCGACCACCCGGCGAACTGGTTGGTGCCGCCCGTCGAGGACTGGACGTTGCCGACCGTGTACGTGCCGGACCCGGCGGCGGTGACGACGTCGGTGACGTCCGCGTAGGCCTGGTACCCGGAGGCCGTGCCGGCCTGGGCGAAGTGGTCGGCGGTGATCGTGGCACCGCCCCGGTCGGTGCCGGTGGCGCTGTCGACCGCGAGCCACGCCCGGTCGCGCAGCGCCGGGTCGGCGGTGCCCGACTGCACCGTGTCGACCCGCCCGCCCCAGACGAGTGCGGCGAACAGCACCGAGCCCCCGTCGGGGACCGTCAGGGTCGACGACGACGAGCTGAACGTGGTCGCGCCGTCGGCGACCACGTCGACGAACGCGCCCGTGTAGTTGTTGTTGCGGTACGTGCTCGCGATGCTCGTGTCCGGCGACGTGCGCGCGGGCTCGCAGGTCGACGCGTTCACCCCGGCCGCCGAGCACGTCATCAGCGTGTTGGCCGCCATGACGATCGTGCCGTGCGCGTTCGCCGAGAACACCGGCGCGAACGGGTCGATGTTCGCCGCCTGCGCGGGTGCGGCGAGCACACCGCCC is a genomic window containing:
- a CDS encoding beta strand repeat-containing protein produces the protein MLHAVLRRARAVAVLLVGTAVLGGVLAAPAQAANIDPFAPVFSANAHGTIVMAANTLMTCSAAGVNASTCEPARTSPDTSIASTYRNNNYTGAFVDVVADGATTFSSSSSTLTVPDGGSVLFAALVWGGRVDTVQSGTADPALRDRAWLAVDSATGTDRGGATITADHFAQAGTASGYQAYADVTDVVTAAGSGTYTVGNVQSSTGGTNQFAGWSLVVVVADPAEPMRNLSVFRGYSEISNSAGNNDVSFDVSGFLTPPSGTVLTTLGAVTYEGDRGLSGDRFSLNGTHLSDPLNPETDVFNSTISNRGTRVSAGQNPDYANQLGFDSDLVAADGILGNGATSATLSATTSSEQYWIGMVTFATELYEPNVHGAKSFSSNSVRQNPDLRAGDELTYAVVVENDGLDAATGTAFFDAVPTGTTYVPGSLELDGTALTDAADGDAGRFDPGTGTPGSVRVDVGDVDVLADGGASHVVSFTVVVDDDVVAGQNLVNAAQTTSRGATTGTVAGTVTNIVQAVVEGDTGDAPPVLRDHVVAHTPTAATPSVTVDVLAGAVDTGGAVTLVGTTQPAHGTLAVDPAGTVVYTPATDFAGRDVLTYTATDSAGNLSTATVIVEVVNGAPTAQDDALTLDVDVPVSAATTVDVLGNDTDPSGDTLTVRSITVDGFTTTGGSLTTAGGGTVTLSGGTITYAKPVGGLGAGRTEVFDYTVQDSRGASDVGEVTITSAQVNSAPVAVDDTADAVAGAGPVAIDVAANDTDADGDSLAASAAGTPVDSDGTTRGTTAVGTDGRVVYTPAAGWGGTVTFPYTVTDPAGATSDATVTVTVDAPPTGVADTATTASGTPVDVDVLANDSDLDGDPLELLQVDDTGAVGTAVVVTTDDGPRVRYTPAAGFVGDDTVTSTVGDGRGGTTDVILTVTVANAAPVAQPDTAGTTVGVPLTGIDVLGNDTDANVDAGYGDQELTVTAATADQDATVTVNPDGTLDVTPLGAFVGTVTVTYTLSDGVTTTTGTLTVTVSNGAPATTADTATTPTSTTVVVDVLANDTDPDGETLVVASGSLTPPVDADGTPRGTVEIVRGGVQYTPTAGWTGTVTFGYAASDEHESTPGTVTVTVTNAVPTADATTARTASGTPVTVDVLAHAADPNAAAGFQTLRVTSATSDHGARATVGTDGRITVTPARGWAGPLTVTYVVSDGLATVTSTLVVTVDNAAPVAAADQVVTAPGRAVRLTLLRNDTDLNGDALTVVRVGTPVDADGRARGTVTLADGVATYTPADGFTGVVTFPYTISDGQATSTADATIAVAAAGARDGDAWVTPDDTVLVVDVVGDGEELVSVTPPAHGTAEVVDGRLVYTPAPGFVGTVEVEVVVRDADGVETTRTVQIVVTDPDAEVAAGPALAATGAQAAAGVAWATALLLIGLGLVLAARRRRA